One genomic region from Amblyraja radiata isolate CabotCenter1 chromosome 47, sAmbRad1.1.pri, whole genome shotgun sequence encodes:
- the LOC116968938 gene encoding protein S100-A6-like isoform X3: MTSCTVMGTPLEKAAKEIMGIFNNYAKKGGKKDALDKAELKELFSKEMKMFSATTFDQLATAMLQNDTSGDVDFQEFLKMLFALINCKEKECQQSK, translated from the exons ATGA CTAGCTGCACAGTCATGGGAACTCCACTGGAGAAAGCGGCAAAGGAGATCATGGGCATCTTCAATAATTACGCCAAGAAAGGCGGAAAAAAAGATGCACTGGATAAAGCCGAGCTTAAAGAGCTGTTCAGCAAAGAGATGAAAATGTTCTCT GCGACTACATTTGACCAACTGGCGACGGCAATGTTACAAAACGACACAAGCGGAGACGTCGACTTTCAGGAGTTTTTGAAAATGCTCTTTGCTTTGATCAACTGCAAAGAAAAAGAGTGCCAACAATCCAAATGA